From the Plasmodium brasilianum strain Bolivian I chromosome 7, whole genome shotgun sequence genome, the window AATATGGCGAATGTGAAGGGAATGCAAGAAATTGTGTAAACAAAAAAGTTCAGAGCTTCGTTAAGTTAATGAAGGGGATAGACACTGTTGGTAGAGAAAGGGATAGAGCGAATGGAATAGAAGACGATGTAAACGGTCAAGGCGGTCATTATGGTGATGGTTTAAGTGATCCTAATGAACAAAATGTATACAATGATAAACATCATACAGTGGTGGTATACGACGGGctagatgaaaaaaaagacctttataataaatacaaagtTGAAAGGGAAAATGGGATGCAGACAAAAGTTATACAAGGAACAGAGTACCTAGGAGTGGGATACGATTTTATATTTGGAAATCCTATAGGAGAtccatttttaaaagtagACCCAGGATATCGTGATACAATAATAAAGTTAACATACCCGAAATCAGATGAAGATTACCCTGATAGTTATACAAACATTAATCCAAATGGTTCATATGTAAGAAATGAAATTTCTTGCAATAGGTCTGAAAATGAGAGTGAAATATCATCAATGAATGAATATACAAAAGAGCTTTCAGTAGATGCATCCATAGGTGCATCCTATGGATTGTTTGGATCATTTTCTGCATCTACAGGTTATAAGAGTACATCTAATACTATTTCTAAGAAGAAGTTTAGAATgttcatattaaaaagttattGCTTTAAATATGTAGCTTCTTTATCTCAATATGCTCAATGGAAACTCAGTGACCCATTTCTTAGATCGATTAATTTGCTTCCGTCCTATTTTAACTCCCTAGAGCACGATGGCGCATATTGCACCGTGGAGGATTATCGAGAGGAAAACAATAAAGGTATTGGTAGCAACGGTAGTAGTGCTAATGGCAGCAATGGCGAAGGGAAGGAAAAGTGCGGTCGAAGCGTATATGCATGGCTGTATTTCTTCAAAAATTTCGGCACTCATGTGTCAACTGTCATACATTTAGGAGGAAAAATAACACAACAGGTAAAAATATCGAAGAATGAATACAAAGCATTGAGTGAAAAAGGACTTTCCGTTTCTGTAAGTGCCTCTGTTGGGTTAGGTTTGTTTAAAGCAAAAGCATCTACAAATACAGACTCTAACGAGTTAAGTAAAGAAGATTCTTCTAATTCTAGTATGGAAAAGGAAACGATAATAATTGGTGGAACAACAATATACGATCCTAATGATCCTACAAATTTCGAAATGTGGGCAAAAAGTATAAAAGATAACCCTATGCCAATAAAAGCACAATATGAACCTTTATCTAGAATATTACCTATTAGATTAACTAAAGTATATGATGAAGCAttaagtttttatatttcacttAATGTACCTGTTAATGTTGGTCAAGTATCAAATGATGAAATGaaacattataatataaaagatcaATTGATGAAATCTAAAATTGTGTATGGCAGTGGGCCAGGATTAGTTGTACTTGAATGTGAAGAGAAACAAAATTTCATCTTGGGATTTTCTTTATCAATACCTAATGATTTGacaaatttaaaagattttCATATGAGTACATGTGATGAAGATTCCGATAAATGTTATTCCAGAATGAGtgataattcatataattatctTTTTGCTATGTGTAATGATGAAATGATACCTTTTTTTGAGCAAAAGGTAAAATCAGGTACAGGTTTATTAACACTTGAatgttcagaaaaaaatCAAGTCATTTTATTTGGTTTTGGTATTAGTGTATTAAACTCAAATGATCCTATGTCAATAGCTATTTACCCTTGCAAATATGGTAAATCTTCATGTTCTATGCAAGGACCTACAGATCAATCTGCGGTAGGTTTATGGATTGTATGTGGTCATGAAGAATCATCTAATTCTAAATTTTCTGTTTATGTTCGAAAATTAGCTCAAGATAATGtttcaggaaaaaaaaaaaaatctattGATATATGTCCTGAAAAAGTATTATTCAATTTAATTTTCGAATTTACTAAAACACCTATTAATAAACGTAATGGTTTATGTTTCACTGTTAATGATTTATGTCCTAAAGATTTTCACGTCTGTTctgataaaaagaatttgaaGACGTTTAATTATTACTCCGTGTCCGTGTactagtttttttttcttcttttcccGCTCAGGGATATCGTACCGGCCTATTTTTTTGTGCTTTCCCTGTGCCAACCCCTCGATTTGAGgttgcatttttattttaacttttgaCTTTTaacttttgttttattttatattattttttaacgttcattttattttgtattattttttgacgttcattttattttgtattattttttgacgttcattttattttgtattattttttaacgttcattttattttgtattattttttgacgttcattttattttgtattattttttgacgttcattttattttgtattattttttgacgttcattttattttgtattattttttgacgtatattttattttttttttttatatttttatttatttatatatattttttttttttctctagcTAATTTATCCATTTTGTGTGCTTACTGAAATGGCgataatatacaaaatggACTTCATTGTTTcacatttttcttatttttaattagtcCATTCGTATGTAGATTGATTTCTGCGAATGgatactttttctttttaaactTTCGATTTGTATATgctttaaatatacatgtcGTTGTATTTATCACTTCGTCCACTTTTGGTATTTTCACTATATCAAAATTTCGTCGTTTCATAATGTTAAATATTTCCTACTGCACAGAATGATAAGGAAAATGCTGACATCCATGTGAAGCTAAAAAACGATCATTTTCttgataataaattttaatacgCCAAGGAGCAAGCGACCAATTATAAATACGTCCACGTGGCAGTAGTtgctaatatataaatgtacatgtatgtatgtactacGAACGCGTGTACAATGCTTCACATATGATAAACAATGGCTGTATGAATAAAAGAACGGCAGaacaatttaattaaatgtcCTTATTACACACAAAAGGAATGGTATTAAAActttaattcctttttttttttttttttttttttttttttttacaattaatattaatttctgGCCACTTGGCAACTCCATGTAAAATGGTAGTAAAACTGGGCAGCTCTCACTTTTTTGTTGAGGAGTCACACAAGTTTAGTTTTGAAGTGGAACGTTTAATAggacaaaaaaatgaaaaaaataaaataaatttatggaaaaaattttaagcaATCGTgtatcattttaaaaattcgatattttttgaaatgctaaaaaaaggaagaagtcAAATCTTTGAGTGAGGCGGAAATGCAGCAAGCGTACGTAAGTATACCTCCCTCTGTACATAAGggcatacacatatatacatatgcgcacatacgtatatataagtatgtatacaCTGTTCAATTTTATAGCTGCTCAAAGATGGGAAATTAAATCTCAACAAACGACAAACCAATTTAGCGGTGCAAAAAGTCCTTTGGTacttcaaatatatatatagcaacTTGCGTAAACGAACATGATGCCCTGATGAATGATGTAGAGAAAAGAATTGttcaaattaatatttatgaacacctttgatattttatatatcaacTAATTTGAAAGAGTTGACCTTAAAATGCCCGCTCAATAGACGAAATTTACGACTTAACGAATTCGTGAATTTACGACTTCACcttgtttaattatttacaaatttcTTATAGCAGAAGGgatatacttaatttttgcaattttacATACATTTGTACGTTTGTGCAATTATGTTTTCAATATTCAATAGTATGCC encodes:
- a CDS encoding perforin-like protein 3, with amino-acid sequence MIFQRVSFLLVFCTVIVVVNIIHDSFLIYNAYVKDRLTQFRICASTVGEWKKINYAEKLHKQNREILIFLQHEREFHQINAKKSVRKSVRKNASGGAQKVKRQKRTKEKIAKKEDSTKWLPINRRTNQINRISFKEVGNNADNVNEKKEEELKYGECEGNARNCVNKKVQSFVKLMKGIDTVGRERDRANGIEDDVNGQGGHYGDGLSDPNEQNVYNDKHHTVVVYDGLDEKKDLYNKYKVERENGMQTKVIQGTEYLGVGYDFIFGNPIGDPFLKVDPGYRDTIIKLTYPKSDEDYPDSYTNINPNGSYVRNEISCNRSENESEISSMNEYTKELSVDASIGASYGLFGSFSASTGYKSTSNTISKKKFRMFILKSYCFKYVASLSQYAQWKLSDPFLRSINLLPSYFNSLEHDGAYCTVEDYREENNKGIGSNGSSANGSNGEGKEKCGRSVYAWLYFFKNFGTHVSTVIHLGGKITQQVKISKNEYKALSEKGLSVSVSASVGLGLFKAKASTNTDSNELSKEDSSNSSMEKETIIIGGTTIYDPNDPTNFEMWAKSIKDNPMPIKAQYEPLSRILPIRLTKVYDEALSFYISLNVPVNVGQVSNDEMKHYNIKDQLMKSKIVYGSGPGLVVLECEEKQNFILGFSLSIPNDLTNLKDFHMSTCDEDSDKCYSRMSDNSYNYLFAMCNDEMIPFFEQKVKSGTGLLTLECSEKNQVILFGFGISVLNSNDPMSIAIYPCKYGKSSCSMQGPTDQSAVGLWIVCGHEESSNSKFSVYVRKLAQDNVSGKKKKSIDICPEKVLFNLIFEFTKTPINKRNGLCFTVNDLCPKDFHVCSDKKNLKTFNYYSVSVY